The following are from one region of the Paraglaciecola sp. L1A13 genome:
- the dnaK gene encoding molecular chaperone DnaK, whose product MGRIIGIDLGTTNSCVAVLDGDKAKVIENAEGDRTTPSIIAYTQDGETLVGQPAKRQAITNPQNTVFAIKRLIGRRFEDKEVQRDIDIMPFKIIKADNGDAWVEAKDQKLAPPQISAEVLKKMKKTAEDYLGEEVTAAVITVPAYFNDSQRQATKDAGRIAGLEVKRIINEPTAAALAYGMDKKKGDSVVAVYDLGGGTFDISIIEIDEADGEHTFEVLATNGDTHLGGEDFDNQVINYLVEEFKKDSGMDLRKDPLAMQRLKEAGEKAKIELSSAQQTEVNLPYITADASGPKHLTIKLTRAKLESLVEKMVKATLEPLKQALADADLSVGDINDIILVGGQTRMPLVQKYVTEFFGKEPRKDVNPDEAVAVGAAIQGGVLSGDVKDVLLLDVTPLSLGIETMGGVMTALIEKNTTVPTKKSQTFSTAEDNQSAVTVHVLQGERKQAAGNKSLGQFNLEGIRPGQRGAPQIEVTFDIDADGILHVSAKDKDTNKEQKITIKASSGLSDDEVEKMVQDAELNKEEDKKFEEMVQVRNQADGLIHGTRKQVEEAGDALSDEDKAEIETAVASLEEAVKAGEKEAIEAKTQELIQASAKLMEVAQAKQAAGAEGQPEDAAKQDDDVVDAEFEEVKDDKK is encoded by the coding sequence ATGGGTAGAATCATTGGAATCGACTTAGGTACAACTAATTCTTGTGTTGCTGTACTTGATGGTGACAAAGCAAAAGTAATTGAAAACGCGGAAGGGGATCGTACTACTCCTTCGATTATCGCATACACCCAAGATGGTGAAACGTTAGTGGGTCAACCAGCTAAACGTCAAGCGATAACGAACCCGCAAAATACGGTATTTGCAATCAAGCGTTTAATCGGTCGTCGTTTTGAAGATAAAGAAGTTCAGCGTGATATCGATATCATGCCGTTCAAAATCATTAAAGCTGATAATGGCGATGCATGGGTTGAAGCGAAAGATCAGAAATTAGCGCCACCGCAAATATCTGCTGAAGTTTTGAAAAAAATGAAAAAAACCGCCGAAGATTATCTTGGCGAAGAAGTGACAGCCGCAGTTATTACTGTGCCTGCGTACTTTAACGATTCACAACGTCAAGCAACTAAAGATGCAGGTCGCATCGCGGGTCTTGAAGTGAAACGTATTATTAATGAGCCGACTGCTGCAGCACTAGCATACGGTATGGATAAGAAAAAAGGCGACAGTGTTGTTGCAGTATACGATTTAGGTGGTGGTACGTTCGATATCTCTATCATCGAAATCGATGAAGCTGATGGCGAGCACACGTTTGAAGTACTTGCTACTAATGGTGATACTCACTTAGGTGGTGAAGATTTCGATAACCAAGTTATTAATTACTTGGTTGAAGAATTCAAGAAAGACTCAGGCATGGATTTACGTAAAGATCCTCTTGCGATGCAGCGTCTTAAAGAAGCGGGTGAGAAAGCCAAAATCGAATTATCTTCTGCACAACAAACAGAAGTTAACTTGCCGTACATCACGGCTGATGCGTCAGGTCCTAAGCACTTAACTATCAAGTTAACACGTGCAAAACTTGAATCTCTTGTTGAAAAAATGGTTAAAGCGACCCTTGAACCATTAAAACAAGCGCTAGCTGATGCAGATTTATCTGTAGGTGATATCAACGATATCATTCTAGTGGGCGGACAAACTCGCATGCCATTAGTACAAAAATACGTAACTGAATTTTTCGGCAAAGAGCCAAGAAAAGACGTTAACCCTGATGAAGCGGTTGCTGTAGGCGCGGCGATTCAAGGTGGTGTATTGTCTGGTGATGTAAAAGACGTATTGCTTCTAGATGTAACGCCTCTTTCTTTGGGTATCGAAACGATGGGCGGTGTTATGACGGCCTTGATCGAAAAGAACACAACCGTTCCTACTAAGAAGTCACAGACATTCTCTACAGCTGAAGATAACCAATCAGCGGTAACAGTGCATGTACTTCAAGGCGAGCGTAAGCAAGCCGCAGGTAACAAATCACTTGGTCAATTTAACCTTGAAGGTATTCGACCTGGACAACGCGGCGCACCGCAAATTGAAGTAACTTTTGATATCGATGCTGATGGTATCTTGCACGTATCTGCTAAAGATAAAGACACCAACAAAGAGCAAAAAATCACTATCAAAGCATCTTCTGGCTTGAGTGATGATGAAGTTGAAAAAATGGTTCAAGATGCTGAACTGAATAAAGAAGAAGATAAAAAATTCGAAGAAATGGTTCAAGTGCGTAACCAAGCTGACGGCCTAATTCACGGTACACGTAAGCAAGTGGAAGAAGCTGGTGATGCCTTATCTGATGAAGATAAAGCTGAAATTGAAACTGCAGTAGCGTCACTTGAAGAAGCGGTTAAAGCGGGCGAGAAAGAAGCAATTGAAGCTAAAACTCAAGAGCTAATTCAAGCTTCTGCTAAGTTGATGGAAGTTGCTCAAGCTA
- the grpE gene encoding nucleotide exchange factor GrpE has protein sequence MSNEDQAQKDEAQPTNEEATLANAEQAVVEELSAEQARILELEAALAASEATLAAQKDSVMRAIADADNVRKRAEGEVDKARKFALEKFAAELLPVADNLERALQVADRDNEALKPVVEGVEITLKSFVGSIEKFGMKVIDPQGEAFNPEKHQAMSMQENAELPANTVMAVMQKGYELNGRLLRPAMVMVSRAPEGGVDTQA, from the coding sequence ATGAGTAACGAAGATCAAGCTCAAAAAGATGAGGCTCAGCCGACAAATGAAGAAGCCACACTCGCTAATGCTGAACAAGCCGTGGTAGAAGAATTAAGTGCCGAGCAAGCACGTATTCTTGAGCTTGAAGCTGCTTTAGCAGCATCAGAAGCAACACTGGCAGCGCAGAAAGATTCTGTGATGCGCGCGATTGCTGATGCTGACAATGTACGCAAGCGTGCTGAAGGTGAAGTAGACAAAGCGCGTAAGTTCGCCCTAGAAAAATTCGCCGCTGAGTTATTACCAGTAGCAGACAACCTAGAGCGTGCTTTGCAAGTTGCTGATCGAGATAATGAGGCCCTTAAACCAGTGGTTGAAGGGGTTGAAATCACCCTTAAATCATTCGTTGGCAGCATCGAAAAATTCGGAATGAAAGTAATTGACCCTCAGGGCGAAGCATTCAATCCAGAAAAGCATCAGGCTATGTCGATGCAAGAAAATGCTGAATTGCCTGCCAATACGGTTATGGCAGTGATGCAAAAAGGTTACGAATTAAACGGACGATTGTTACGTCCAGCTATGGTCATGGTATCGCGCGCCCCAGAGGGCGGAGTAGATACACAAGCTTAA